The genomic stretch GCTCGCTCCCGATGTTGCGCGCGGCCATCGGCGCCTGAATCGCCCGCCCTGACCGGGTGGTCGTGCTCAAGGCGGTCCGCCATCTCGCGCCCGCCGGCCGAGCCGGTGGCCCGCTGACCCACCTAATTGCGAGCTTCTTGCAATAACGATATATTCGCTTTAAGGTCGCCTGCATGAGGCGACGATTCGCACTGGTCGGGGTGTTCGTCCTGGCATTGGCGGGGTGTTCGGCACCTTCGCAGCCCACGGCCGCGCCGGCGCGCGACACGGTCGTGCTGGGGCTGAGCTCGGAGCCCGACACGCTCAACCCGGTGCTCGGGTACGCGCCGGACGGCGGATCGCTGATCTACGACGGGCTGGTCCGGCGCACCCCCGACCTGCGGCTGCAGCCCGCGCTGGCCGAGACTCTGCCCGAGGTGGACGGCAAGGAGGTGCGGTTCACGCTCAGGCGGGGTGTCACCTTCCACGACGGCAGGCAGCTGACCAGCGCCGACGTCGCCTACACGTACGAGCAGGTGCTCGACCCCGCCAACAACTCGCCGATCAGGGGCGACTACGCCGCCATCGACCAGGTGGACGCGCCCGACGCGCGCACCGTCGTCTTCCGGCTCAAGCACCCGTACGCGCCCATCCTGCAGCGTGCCACGCTCGGGATCGTGCCCGCCGGATCGGACCTGTCCGGTGGCACGCCCGTGGGAACCGGCCCGTACGCGTACGTGTCCTGGACCAAGGGCGACAAGATCACTCTCAAGGCCCATGAGCGTTACTGGGGCGAGGCGCCCGCGATCAAGAACCTGGTGCTCGCGTACACCTCCGACGACAACGCGCGGGCCACCAGAATGGCGGCCGGCGAGTTCACCGCCACCGAACTGCCGCCCAAGGCGGTCGCCCGCTTCAGGAACCAGCCGGGCATGACCGTGCACGAGGCGCCCACCGCCGACTACCGGGGCGTCATGTTCCCCCTGGACCAACCCGTCACCGGCGACCCGGCCATCCGTAAGGCCCTGAACCTCGCCGTGGACCGCGCCGCGATGGTGTCGGCCATCCTCGCCGGAACCGGCAGCCCCGCCTTCGGGCCGATCGCGCCCGGGACCCCGTGGCACAACCCGGCCGTGACCGGCTCGGCCACGCCGGAGCGGGCCAAGGCCGTCTCGATCCTGGAGGAGGCCGGCTGGAAGGCGGGCAGCGAGGGCATCCGGTCCAAGGACGGCACGGCTGCCAGGTTCACGCTCATGTACCCGGCCGGCGACTCGCTGCGCAAGGAGCTCGCCCTGGCCGTGGTCTCGGACGCCAAGCAGGTCGGCATCGACGTGCGGCTGGCCGGGCTCGACTGGGACGCCATCGACCAGCGCCTGTCCAAGGACGCGCTGATCATGGGCTGGGGGACGCCGTTCGACCCCGACTACACCAACTACGAGCTGTTCCACTCCTCCTACGCCGGCCAGGGCTACTTCAACCCGGGGCACTACAAGAACCCCGAAGTGGACCGGCTGCTGGAGGAGGGGCGGCGCACGGCCGACGCGGACGCCCGCAAGAAGGCCTACGACGCGGTGCAGCGGCACCTCAGCGACGACGCCGTCTGGCTGTACCTGGTCTACCTGGAGCACACGTACGTGGTGCGTGGCGCGTGGACCGGCGTCACCGCCGGCGTCGAGCCGCACGAGCACGCCACCGGCGGGCTGCTCGGCACCGTCGCGACCTGGAAGCGCGCATCGTGACCTGGGTGCGGATCGTGGCGTGGCGGCTGGCGTTCGCCGTGCCGCTGCTGCTGGCGGTGACGTTCGGGATGTTCGCGCTGGCCAAGGCGTCCCCGTTCGACCCCGTACGGCAGTACCTGGGGGAGCGGGCCATGGTGACCAGCCCCGAGATCATGGCCGAGATCAGGGCGAACTGGGGCCTCGACCGGCCGCTCCTCGAGCAGTACACCGCCTGGCTCGGCAACCTGCTCGCCGGCGACCTCGGTGAGTCCCGGTCCCTGCGGCTGCCGGTCGCCCAGGTGATCGGTGAGCGGCTCGGCTGGACGTTGCTGGTCGTCGGCTGCGCGCTCGTCGTGATGCTGGCCGCCGGGCTCGCCGTGGGCACGCTGGCCGCCTGGCGGCGCGACTCCTGGCTGGACCGGCTGATCACTGGAACGGCGTTCACCAACGAGGCGGCGCCGGTCTTCTGGATCGGGCTGCTGGCCGTCTGGGTGTTCTCCGTGACGCTCGGCTGGCTGCCCGCCGGCGGGCTCACCGACGCCGCCTCCGCCACGGTGACCCTGCCCGACCTGCTGCGGCACCTGGTGCTGCCGGTCGCGGTGCTGGCGTTCTCGCAGTCGTCGTGGCTGCTGCTGTTCGTACGGGAGTCGGTCATCGGCGTCCTGCGCGAGGACTACATCACCGGGGCGCGGGCCCGAGGACTGCGCGGACGCACCGTGCTGGTGCGGCACGCGCTGCGGTCGGCACTGCTGCCGTTCATCACGATCATGGGGGCCCGGGTGCCCGAGCTGGTGACGGGGGCGATCCTGGTGGAGGCTGTGTTCTCCTGGCCCGGGGTGGCCGGGACCACGATCAAGGCGGCGCTGGCCGTGGACTTCCCGCTGCTGGCGGCGCTCACCCTGCTGGCCACACTCGCGGTCGTGGCCGGGAACCTGCTGGCCGACCTCGCCTACACGGTGGCCGACCCGCGTGTCCGCGTGCTCGGGGTGAGCTGATCGTGGAGGAAGAGACCATATGACGATCACACAGTCGTGGCGGCGGGCGCGGCCGGGCCGGTCTGCCCGGCAGGCGAGGGGGCCCGCCCGCCGCCACCGCCTCGCGATCGGCACGCTGGCCGTGCTGGTCCTCGCCGTGCTGCTGGTGCCGCTGATCGTCCGGCTCGACCAGCAGCTCGTGGACCTGCGCGCGGCCGGCCTGCCGCCGTCCGTCGCGCACCCGTTCGGCACCGACGAGGTGGGCCGGGACGTGCTGATCCGCTCCATCTACGGGCTGCGGGTCTCGCTCGTGGTCGGGCTGGTCGCGGCGATCGCCGGCGCAACGATCGGCGCGCTCGCCGGGCTCGTCGCGGGCGCGGTGGGCGGCCTGGCCGACCGGGTGCTGATGCGGGTCGTGGACGGCTTCAACTCCCTGCCGCACCTGCTGTTCGGCGTCTTCATCGTGGCCCTGTTCGCCCCCAGCCCGACCGCCGTGATCGTGTCGGTCGCCGTCACCCACTGGACGACCGCCGCCAGGATCGTCAGGTCCGAGGTGTTGTCCCTGCGCGGCCGGCCGTTCGTGGACGCTGCCATCTCCGGCGGGTCCGGGAGGCTGCGCATCGTGGCCCGGCACTTCCTGCCGAACCTGGCGCCGCAGCTGCTGCTGGCCACCGTGCTGATGATCCCGCACGCGATCTGGCACGAGACCGCGCTGAGCTTCCTCGGCCTGGGGCTGCCTGCCCACCTGGCCTCGCTCGGCAACATGATCAACGACGGGCAGCGGTCGCTGCTCGCGGGGGACTGGTGGTCCAGCCTCTTCCCCGGGCTGCTGATCCTCGTGCCCACGCTGGCGGTGTCCGCGCTGGCCCAGTACGTACGCGACCGCGCGAACCCGCGCTGGAGATCGGAGCTGGTGCTGTGAAACTGCGCGTGGACGGGCTGTCGGTACGGTTCCGCCTGCCCGGCGCGGTCGTGCACGCGGTCACCGACGCCCGCTTCGAGCTGCGCCCGGGGCGCTGCCTGGCGCTGGTCGGCGAGTCCGGCTGCGGTAAGTCCGTCATGGCCCACGCCCTGCTCGGCCTCCTGCCGGCCAACGCCACGGTCACCGGCCACGCCTGGCTCGACCTGCCGTCCAGCGCGGCAGGAAACGATGTGATCGACCTGGTGGCGGAGCCGGAGAAGGTCCTCGCCCAGCGGGTGCGCGGCCGCCTGATCGGTCTCATCCCGCAGAGCCCGGCGGCACACCTCACCCCCGTCCGCACCGCCCGAGCCCAGCTCGCCGAGACGCTGCGCGAGCTGGGCCGCGCCGACACGCCGGACGCGCTCGCCGGACGGGCCGGCCTTCGCCCGCGCGACCTGGACCGCTACCCCCATCAGCTGTCCGGCGGCATGGCCCAGCGCGTGGCCAACGCCCTCGCCCTGGCCGGCGACCCGCCGCTGATCCTCGCCGACGAGCCGACCACCGGACTCGACCGGCCGCTCGTCGACGCCACGATGGCCGAGCTGCGCCGCCTGTGCGACGAGGGCCGCGCGGTCCTCGTCATCACGCACGACCTGCGCGCCGCCGAGCGGGTGGCCGACGACATCGCCGTCATGTACGCCAGCCGCATCGTCGAGCTGGCCGAGGCGGCGCCGTTCTTCTCCCGGCCCCGGCACCCGTACGCGAAGGGGCTGCTCGACGCCCTGCCCACGCGCCGTTTCGTCCCGATCCCCGGCCGGCCGCCCGAGCTCACCCGCCTGCCGGCCGGCTGTGCCTTCCAGCCCCGGTGCCCGCTCGCCACCCCCGAGTGCGACGACCAGCCCATCATGAACGGAGTGGCCTGCCACCATGCTTGAGGCCACCGGCATCACCGTCTCCTTCGGCCACCACCGGGTGCTCGACGGGGTGTCGCTGTCCGTGCTCCCCGGCGAGGTCCTCGGTCTCGCCGGCCCCAGCGGCTGCGGCAAGTCCACGCTGGCCCGCGTGCTCGCCCTGCTGCTGCGCCCGTCCGCGGGCACGGTCGCCATCGACGGCCGGCCGGTACGCGGCTGGCGGCACCGGGCCCCGGAACGTACCTCGATCGGCCTGATCTTCCAGCAGCCCCGCCTCGCCGTCGACCCCCGCTTCACCCTCCTGGAGGTGATCACGGAGCCGCTCCGGGCCGCGCGGCGCCCCCTGGATCGG from Nonomuraea polychroma encodes the following:
- a CDS encoding ABC transporter permease — its product is MTITQSWRRARPGRSARQARGPARRHRLAIGTLAVLVLAVLLVPLIVRLDQQLVDLRAAGLPPSVAHPFGTDEVGRDVLIRSIYGLRVSLVVGLVAAIAGATIGALAGLVAGAVGGLADRVLMRVVDGFNSLPHLLFGVFIVALFAPSPTAVIVSVAVTHWTTAARIVRSEVLSLRGRPFVDAAISGGSGRLRIVARHFLPNLAPQLLLATVLMIPHAIWHETALSFLGLGLPAHLASLGNMINDGQRSLLAGDWWSSLFPGLLILVPTLAVSALAQYVRDRANPRWRSELVL
- a CDS encoding ABC transporter ATP-binding protein; amino-acid sequence: MLEATGITVSFGHHRVLDGVSLSVLPGEVLGLAGPSGCGKSTLARVLALLLRPSAGTVAIDGRPVRGWRHRAPERTSIGLIFQQPRLAVDPRFTLLEVITEPLRAARRPLDRAYELAEELGLTPDLHGRRPHEVSDGQLQRACVARALALEPRYLICDEMTTMLDASTQAHLVGRIETYRKRTGAGVLAISHDAELLDRWSAGNVRDWAQ
- a CDS encoding ABC transporter substrate-binding protein — translated: MRRRFALVGVFVLALAGCSAPSQPTAAPARDTVVLGLSSEPDTLNPVLGYAPDGGSLIYDGLVRRTPDLRLQPALAETLPEVDGKEVRFTLRRGVTFHDGRQLTSADVAYTYEQVLDPANNSPIRGDYAAIDQVDAPDARTVVFRLKHPYAPILQRATLGIVPAGSDLSGGTPVGTGPYAYVSWTKGDKITLKAHERYWGEAPAIKNLVLAYTSDDNARATRMAAGEFTATELPPKAVARFRNQPGMTVHEAPTADYRGVMFPLDQPVTGDPAIRKALNLAVDRAAMVSAILAGTGSPAFGPIAPGTPWHNPAVTGSATPERAKAVSILEEAGWKAGSEGIRSKDGTAARFTLMYPAGDSLRKELALAVVSDAKQVGIDVRLAGLDWDAIDQRLSKDALIMGWGTPFDPDYTNYELFHSSYAGQGYFNPGHYKNPEVDRLLEEGRRTADADARKKAYDAVQRHLSDDAVWLYLVYLEHTYVVRGAWTGVTAGVEPHEHATGGLLGTVATWKRAS
- a CDS encoding ABC transporter permease, which translates into the protein MRIVAWRLAFAVPLLLAVTFGMFALAKASPFDPVRQYLGERAMVTSPEIMAEIRANWGLDRPLLEQYTAWLGNLLAGDLGESRSLRLPVAQVIGERLGWTLLVVGCALVVMLAAGLAVGTLAAWRRDSWLDRLITGTAFTNEAAPVFWIGLLAVWVFSVTLGWLPAGGLTDAASATVTLPDLLRHLVLPVAVLAFSQSSWLLLFVRESVIGVLREDYITGARARGLRGRTVLVRHALRSALLPFITIMGARVPELVTGAILVEAVFSWPGVAGTTIKAALAVDFPLLAALTLLATLAVVAGNLLADLAYTVADPRVRVLGVS
- a CDS encoding ABC transporter ATP-binding protein, with product MKLRVDGLSVRFRLPGAVVHAVTDARFELRPGRCLALVGESGCGKSVMAHALLGLLPANATVTGHAWLDLPSSAAGNDVIDLVAEPEKVLAQRVRGRLIGLIPQSPAAHLTPVRTARAQLAETLRELGRADTPDALAGRAGLRPRDLDRYPHQLSGGMAQRVANALALAGDPPLILADEPTTGLDRPLVDATMAELRRLCDEGRAVLVITHDLRAAERVADDIAVMYASRIVELAEAAPFFSRPRHPYAKGLLDALPTRRFVPIPGRPPELTRLPAGCAFQPRCPLATPECDDQPIMNGVACHHA